In Deferribacter desulfuricans SSM1, the following are encoded in one genomic region:
- the folE2 gene encoding GTP cyclohydrolase FolE2 has protein sequence MNLKDIQSLYDHRNLTIDKVGIKGIKYPIVLKDKRKGNQHTIAAINMFVKLPHNFKGTHMSRFVEILNKYRDNISISSFKEILEEMRVKLDSEEAHFDMQFTYFLEKEAPISKLPSLIDYECRFSGTVSDNKKDFVLTVTVPVVSVCPCSKEISDYGAHNQRSYVTIAVRYNKMVWIEDLIEIAEKSGSSPIYSLLKREDEKFVTERSYENPAFVEDIVRNAAELLLKDERITWFEVSSENFESIHNHSAFASICIDKTNK, from the coding sequence ATGAATTTAAAAGATATTCAAAGTTTGTATGATCATAGAAATTTAACAATCGATAAAGTTGGTATAAAAGGTATTAAATATCCAATTGTCTTAAAAGATAAACGTAAGGGTAACCAGCACACTATTGCCGCTATCAATATGTTTGTTAAACTCCCTCACAATTTCAAAGGCACTCATATGTCTAGATTTGTTGAAATACTAAATAAATATCGTGACAATATTAGCATTTCCTCTTTTAAAGAGATTTTAGAAGAGATGAGGGTTAAGTTAGATTCAGAGGAAGCCCATTTTGATATGCAATTTACATATTTTTTAGAAAAAGAGGCTCCCATATCAAAGTTGCCGTCATTAATAGATTATGAGTGTAGATTTAGCGGAACTGTTTCTGATAACAAAAAGGACTTTGTTTTAACAGTTACCGTTCCTGTGGTTAGTGTTTGTCCTTGTTCAAAAGAGATTAGTGATTATGGAGCTCATAATCAGAGGAGTTATGTCACAATTGCTGTGAGATATAATAAAATGGTATGGATTGAGGATTTAATTGAAATTGCAGAGAAGTCAGGTAGCTCTCCAATTTATTCCCTTCTTAAAAGGGAAGATGAAAAATTTGTGACAGAAAGATCTTATGAAAATCCAGCTTTTGTAGAAGATATTGTGAGAAATGCAGCAGAGCTACTTTTGAAAGATGAGCGTATTACTTGGTTTGAAGTCTCTAGTGAAAACTTCGAAAGTATTCACAACCATTCTGCTTTTGCTTCTATATGCATAGATAAAACTAACAAGTAA
- the argH gene encoding argininosuccinate lyase, producing the protein MSKKLWGGRFELPTDKFVDEFNASIHFDKRLYKYDIKGSLAHVEMLSKQGIIHPDEAETIKEGLLQILEEIEEGKFEFKTEQEDIHMAIESRLKEIVGDVGGKLHTARSRNDQVAVDFKMFLKDMVNEVKMYLKDLMEVIVKKAEENLDVIMPGFTHLQTAQPILYSHYLMAYFQMFKRDYERFSDAYKRLDENPLGACALAGTTFPIDRFFTTELLGFSKPTENSLDSVSDRDFALEILSAASICQMHLSRLSEEIIIYATSEFDFIELSDDYCTGSSIMPQKKNPDVAELIRGKTGNIYGSMISLFTTMKALPLAYNKDMQEDKQPVFRALDDLMGSLKIMAPMLEKVKAKKENMLKSASKGYSTATELADYLVRKGIPFRDAHFIVGKTVKYAIEKNKQLDELSLDELKQFCDKIENDVYKYINVVNAAKNKNSYGGTGLESVKVQIENAKKYIKNL; encoded by the coding sequence GTGAGTAAAAAACTTTGGGGTGGAAGATTTGAGTTGCCAACTGATAAATTTGTTGATGAATTCAATGCTTCAATTCACTTTGATAAAAGGCTTTATAAATATGATATAAAAGGAAGTTTGGCGCATGTGGAAATGCTTTCAAAGCAAGGGATAATTCATCCTGATGAAGCAGAAACAATAAAAGAAGGTTTATTGCAAATATTAGAAGAGATTGAAGAAGGTAAATTTGAATTTAAAACAGAGCAAGAAGATATTCATATGGCAATTGAAAGTAGGTTAAAAGAGATAGTGGGTGATGTTGGCGGTAAATTACATACTGCAAGAAGCAGAAATGACCAAGTGGCCGTTGATTTTAAGATGTTTTTAAAAGATATGGTCAATGAAGTTAAAATGTATTTGAAAGATTTGATGGAAGTTATAGTAAAAAAGGCTGAAGAAAATTTAGATGTTATAATGCCAGGCTTTACTCATCTTCAAACTGCGCAACCCATTTTGTATAGTCACTATTTGATGGCTTACTTCCAGATGTTTAAAAGGGACTATGAACGTTTTTCAGATGCATACAAAAGACTTGATGAGAACCCCCTTGGTGCATGTGCTTTAGCTGGGACAACTTTTCCGATTGATAGGTTTTTTACTACAGAGCTATTAGGCTTTAGTAAACCCACCGAAAATAGTTTAGACTCTGTTAGTGATAGAGATTTTGCTCTGGAAATTTTATCAGCAGCTTCAATTTGTCAGATGCACCTGAGTAGGTTGAGTGAAGAGATTATTATTTATGCAACAAGTGAATTTGATTTTATCGAACTTTCTGATGATTATTGCACTGGCAGCAGTATTATGCCTCAAAAGAAAAATCCAGATGTGGCAGAATTGATTAGAGGTAAAACTGGGAACATTTATGGAAGTATGATTTCACTTTTTACAACGATGAAAGCTTTACCTTTGGCATATAACAAAGATATGCAAGAGGATAAACAACCTGTTTTTAGAGCATTAGATGATTTAATGGGTAGTCTAAAGATTATGGCTCCTATGTTAGAAAAAGTGAAAGCTAAAAAAGAAAATATGTTAAAATCTGCATCAAAGGGGTATTCTACAGCCACAGAGCTTGCAGATTATCTTGTAAGAAAAGGGATCCCTTTTAGGGATGCTCATTTTATAGTTGGGAAAACAGTTAAATATGCGATAGAAAAGAATAAACAGTTGGATGAGCTGAGTCTTGATGAATTAAAACAATTTTGTGATAAGATTGAAAATGATGTATATAAATATATTAATGTTGTGAATGCTGCTAAAAATAAAAATAGTTACGGTGGAACCGGTTTAGAATCTGTAAAGGTGCAGATAGAAAATGCAAAAAAATATATTAAGAATTTATAG
- a CDS encoding tetratricopeptide repeat protein produces the protein MYTILISISTSLLAALALYYTTYNIIWSILVMIVVLILLNYLIGKSILKKLVSVFKEVEKDLKNNRFEKAINRLKDAYKYSRWQFFVKEQINSQIGIILYMQRKFDEAKEYLEKGFSKNWMGMAMLSALYFKEKNYDKVKSTLDKAIKNSPKEGFLYSLYAYFLVEMGEKDKALDILVKGSKKAPLDDKLESNLEALKNGKKMKMKNYGTLWMQLNIEKMPQGMKSYHMMLARQKIKRR, from the coding sequence ATGTATACGATTTTAATTTCCATATCAACATCTTTGCTTGCTGCTTTAGCGCTTTATTATACAACATACAATATTATCTGGTCGATTCTTGTAATGATAGTGGTGTTAATTCTTTTAAATTATTTGATTGGAAAATCCATTTTAAAAAAGTTGGTGTCTGTATTTAAAGAAGTTGAAAAAGACTTAAAAAATAACCGTTTTGAAAAAGCAATAAATAGACTAAAAGATGCTTATAAATATTCGAGATGGCAGTTTTTTGTAAAGGAGCAGATAAATTCTCAAATAGGTATTATCCTTTATATGCAGAGAAAATTTGACGAAGCTAAAGAATATCTCGAAAAAGGGTTTTCTAAAAACTGGATGGGTATGGCAATGCTTTCAGCGTTGTATTTTAAAGAAAAAAATTATGATAAGGTTAAATCTACATTGGATAAAGCGATTAAAAATTCTCCAAAAGAAGGATTTTTGTACAGTTTATATGCATATTTCTTAGTTGAAATGGGTGAAAAAGATAAAGCTTTAGATATATTGGTAAAAGGTAGTAAGAAGGCACCTCTTGATGATAAATTAGAATCTAACCTTGAAGCGTTGAAAAATGGCAAAAAGATGAAAATGAAAAATTATGGCACATTGTGGATGCAGCTTAATATTGAAAAGATGCCACAAGGGATGAAATCCTATCATATGATGCTTGCTAGACAAAAGATTAAAAGAAGATGA
- a CDS encoding IclR family transcriptional regulator — translation MVRRDKSEYAVQAVNNALDILELLGSSEQELSISEIGAKLGLTRSNVNKLLATLESFGYVEYNKRTGNFRMDVKTFQISQAYLNKLNLIDASKQILSEIKKEVNETVHISVLRKGNIVYLNAIETDLAVRVVPRIGNIGPAYATATGKAQLAFMKTDKVKEYYSDKLVKMTDNTIDNLEELLKELELVRQRGYATDFEEFELGVRCVGAPVFNFMGKVIAGISISAPVERMSDERIEKEIIPAVLKGAHKLSIKYGYKK, via the coding sequence ATGGTGCGTAGAGATAAATCAGAATACGCTGTCCAAGCTGTTAATAACGCTTTGGATATTTTAGAATTACTGGGTAGCAGTGAGCAAGAACTTAGTATTAGTGAAATTGGAGCAAAATTAGGTTTAACACGTAGCAATGTTAACAAATTGTTGGCGACCCTAGAAAGTTTTGGGTATGTAGAATATAACAAAAGAACCGGCAATTTTAGAATGGATGTTAAAACATTTCAAATATCTCAAGCTTATTTAAATAAATTAAATCTTATTGATGCATCAAAACAGATTCTTTCTGAAATAAAAAAAGAAGTAAATGAAACAGTTCATATAAGCGTATTAAGAAAAGGGAATATTGTCTATCTAAACGCAATAGAAACAGATTTAGCTGTTAGAGTTGTCCCAAGAATAGGGAATATAGGCCCAGCTTATGCAACAGCTACAGGGAAAGCTCAGCTGGCATTTATGAAAACTGACAAAGTCAAAGAATATTACTCTGATAAACTAGTAAAAATGACTGACAATACAATTGATAATTTAGAGGAATTATTAAAAGAATTAGAACTTGTGAGACAAAGAGGTTATGCTACAGATTTTGAGGAATTTGAGTTAGGTGTTAGATGCGTTGGAGCTCCTGTTTTTAATTTTATGGGAAAAGTAATTGCAGGAATTAGTATTTCTGCACCTGTTGAAAGAATGAGCGACGAAAGAATAGAGAAAGAAATTATACCAGCTGTTTTAAAAGGTGCTCATAAATTATCCATCAAGTACGGATATAAAAAATAA
- a CDS encoding GntR family transcriptional regulator gives MSLNVLNTKSLREQVYDYLKEEINAGRLKKGDFIDINKLSAQLGVSKTPLRDALLQLEIDGFVKILPRRGIVVNELTLDDIKNLYEMIGGLESSALMSVASKLRDDDIAEMKELNLEMRKALDNDNFDLYYENNVKFHNVYLRLSNNSQLLRTLDVCKQRLYDFPREKGYVPDWEYNSLLEHDRLIELLEKREYLLAADYIRDVHWSFEVQKNYIIQYYFKGKV, from the coding sequence ATGAGTTTGAATGTGTTGAATACTAAGTCGTTAAGAGAGCAGGTTTATGACTATTTAAAAGAGGAGATTAATGCTGGCAGGCTAAAAAAAGGAGATTTTATAGATATAAATAAGCTATCAGCTCAACTTGGCGTTAGTAAAACCCCTTTGCGTGATGCTTTGTTGCAATTAGAGATTGATGGGTTCGTAAAAATATTGCCGAGAAGAGGTATTGTTGTTAATGAGCTTACACTTGATGATATTAAAAATCTTTATGAGATGATTGGAGGGTTAGAAAGCTCGGCTTTGATGTCTGTAGCAAGTAAGTTGAGAGATGATGATATAGCTGAGATGAAAGAACTTAATCTCGAGATGAGAAAAGCTTTAGATAATGACAACTTTGATCTTTATTATGAAAACAATGTAAAATTTCACAATGTATATCTTAGGCTAAGTAATAACAGCCAGCTATTAAGAACATTGGATGTATGCAAGCAAAGATTATACGATTTTCCAAGGGAAAAGGGGTATGTGCCTGACTGGGAGTATAACTCATTGCTTGAGCATGACAGATTAATAGAGCTGCTCGAAAAGAGGGAGTATCTTTTAGCGGCTGATTATATCAGAGATGTTCACTGGAGCTTTGAAGTTCAGAAAAATTATATCATTCAATACTATTTTAAAGGTAAAGTATGA